The Quercus robur chromosome 7, dhQueRobu3.1, whole genome shotgun sequence genome has a segment encoding these proteins:
- the LOC126692734 gene encoding uncharacterized protein At5g39865: MKGMRGKLFRKLKSIPTFSTLKQGLVHQLSPSEKFSNQHCQTPLPLVYKEQDQKSNNLSELLFGSTGVCEGDKHPKDEEMEYDFSVGNNDTITSPIKSKDTVPAMENPEVPILSDIIMEHEATEDNEEYPSLSDFEENCPPGGSELVIFYTTSMRGIRKTFEDCNSIRFLLESFKVTFYERDVSMHLEYREELWNILGGRVIPPRLFIKGRYIGGADKVVGLHEQGKLRRLLKGIPLELANSSCSGCANVRFVVCLNCNGSRKIVADGENDELYIRCPECNENGLVKCPICC, translated from the coding sequence ATGAAAGGAATGAGAGGAAAACTCtttaggaaattgaaatccATCCCAACATTTAGTACCTTGAAACAAGGTCTAGTTCATCAGTTAAGCCCCTCGGAAAAGTTTTCCAATCAACACTGCCAAACTCCACTTCCACTTGTTTACAAAGAGCAAGATCAAAAAAGCAACAACCTCTCAGAGCTATTGTTTGGCAGTACTGGCGTATGTGAAGGTGACAAACATCCTAAAGATGAAGAAATGGAATATGACTTCAGTGTTGGCAACAATGATACTATTACATCCCCCATAAAGTCCAAAGATACAGTTCCTGCAATGGAAAATCCAGAGGTTCCAATCTTGTCAGACATCATCATGGAACATGAAGCAACAGAGGACAATGAAGAGTACCCATCTCTGTCAGATTTTGAAGAGAATTGTCCACCAGGAGGAAGCGAGTTGGTCATTTTCTACACAACAAGCATGAGAGGTATCAGAAAAACATTTGAAGACTGCAACAGCATACGATTCTTGTTGGAAAGTTTTAAAGTAACGTTCTATGAGAGGGATGTTTCAATGCACTTGGAATATAGAGAAGAATTGTGGAACATCTTGGGTGGAAGAGTGATCCCTCCAAGGCTTTTCATAAAGGGAAGGTACATTGGAGGAGCTGATAAAGTGGTTGGGTTGCATGAGCAAGGCAAGCTTAGGAGGCTTTTGAAAGGTATACCACTAGAACTGGCCAATTCCTCATGCAGCGGGTGCGCCAATGTGAGATTCGTGGTGTGCCTCAATTGCAATGGCAGCAGGAAGATTGTTGCAGATGGGGAGAACGATGAATTGTACATTAGGTGCCCTGAATGTAATGAAAATGGCTTGGTTAAGTGCCCCATTTGCTGCTGA